Proteins from one Panthera leo isolate Ple1 chromosome D1, P.leo_Ple1_pat1.1, whole genome shotgun sequence genomic window:
- the LOC122201410 gene encoding olfactory receptor 2D3-like, translated as MGTENQTYLTEFILLGLSSDWQTQILLFVVFLIIYLLTLCGNFLIIVLIHIDSRLHTPMYFFLKNLSFTDLCFSTTVIPQMLFHLLVMRKTISFAGCSIQMIFFLVAGCTESSLLAVMSYDRYVAVCKPLHYSTLMTQRVCVQLVIGSWASGAIVSLVDTIFTLCLSYHGQNIINHYFCEPPALLKLASEETYKAEMAILAMGIVILLGPVSLILFSYWNITSTVIRIQSGEGRLKAFSTCGSHLIVVVFFYGSTIFTYMRPNSKKINEGDKVISVFYSVITSMMNPFIYSLRNKEVKEAFRKAFGR; from the coding sequence ATGGGCACAGAAAACCAAACCTATCTGACTGAATTCATCTTGCTAGGCCTTTCTTCAGATTGGCAGACCCAAATCCTGCTGTTTGTAGTGTTTCTCATCATCTACCTGCTAACTCTGTGTGGGAATTTTCTCATCATAGTGCTAATTCATATTGACTCTCGACTTCATACACCAATGTACTTCTTCCTTAAAAACCTGTCGTTTACAGATCTCTGTTTCTCTACAACAGTCATCCCCCAGATGCTATTCCATTTGCTGGTAATGAGAAAGACCATTTCCTTTGCTGGGTGTTCaattcagatgatttttttcctagtaGCTGGGTGTACAGAAAGTTCCCTCCTAGCAGTGATGtcctatgaccgctatgtggctGTCTGTAAGCCCCTTCAttactccaccctcatgacccagAGGGTGTGTGTACAGCTGGTCATAGGGTCCTGGGCCAGTGGAGCCATTGTGTCTTTAGTAGACACAATATTTACTTTATGTCTCTCATACCATGGACAGAATataattaatcattatttttgtgAACCTCCTGCACTCTTGAAGTTGGCTTCAGAAGAAACCTACAAAGCTGAGATGGCCATCTTGGCAATGGGCATAGTAATTCTCCTTGGTCCTGTCTCCCTCATCCTTTTCTCCTACTGGAATATTACCTCCACTGTGATTCGGATACAGTCAGGTGAGGGGAGACTTAAGGCCTTTTCTACCTGTGGTTCTCATCTCATTGTTGTGGTCTTCTTCTACGGCTCAACTATATTTACCTACATGCGTCCAAATTCCAAGAAGATAAATGAAGGGGATAAGGTGATTTCTGTGTTCTACTCAGTCATAACATCCATGATGAACCCATTCATTTACAGCCTGAGAAACAAGGAGGTAAAGGAGGCATTTAGGAAAGCATTTGGAAGATAG
- the LOC122201406 gene encoding olfactory receptor 2AG1-like has product MELWNSTLGNDFTLAEILNDSGVPKLLFATIAVLYMLALTSNGLLLLVIIMDSWLHVPMYLLLSQLSLMDLMFASAVTPKMLVDYLHGENTISFEGCTFQMSVVLTSGGAEDLLLAFMAYDRYVAICHPLHYMVRMRPRICWLTIATSWILAFLNAVILTSYTMHFPFCMSRKIRHLLCEIPPLLKLACADTSIYELMVYVIGVIFLMPTLAAILASYTFVLIAVLHVSSGKGRKKVLITCSSHLTVVGMYYGAAMLMYIQPNHYHSPQQDNILSLFYIIITPTLNPLVYSLRNKEVMEASRRVLGRFTSAQRW; this is encoded by the coding sequence ATGGAGCTCTGGAACTCCACCTTGGGAAATGACTTCACATTAGCGGAGATTCTGAATGACAGTGGGGTTCCCAAACTGCTTTTTGCCACAATCGCTGTCCTGTACATGTTGGCCCTGACCAGCAATGGCCTGCTGCTCTTGGTCATTATAATGGATTCCTGGCTCCATGTGCCTATGTACCTTCTACTTAGCCAGCTATCTCTCATGGACTTGATGTTTGCATCTGCAGTTACTCCCAAAATGCTTGTGGATTATCTGCATGGGGAGAACACCATCTCCTTTGAAGGCTGCACCTTTCAGATGTCAGTAGTTCTCACTTCAGGAGGTGCAGAGGACTTACTACTGGCGTTCATGGCCTATGACAGGTATGTGGCTATTTGTCATCCTTTGCACTACATGGTCCGCATGAGGCCAAGGATATGCTGGCTCACAATAGCCACATCTTGGATTCTGGCATTCCTGAATGCCGTGATACTCACCTCATATACTATGCACTTTCCTTTCTGTATGTCTCGGAAAATCAGGCACCTACTCTGTGAGATCCCACCCTTGTTGAAATTGGCCTGTGCAGATACCTCCATATATGAGCTCATGGTATATGTGATAGGTGTGATCTTTCTCATGCCTACCCTTGCTGCTATCCTTGCCTCTTATACATTTGTCCTAATTGCTGTCCTTCACGTGTCCTCGggtaagggaaggaagaaagtccTCATCACATGCTCTTCTCACCTGACTGTGGTAGGAATGTACTATGGAGCTGCCATGTTGATGTACATCCAGCCCAATCACTACCATAGTCCCCAACAGGACAACATTCTCTCTCTATTTTATATTATCATTACTCCAACACTGAACCCTCTTGTCTATAGTCTGAGAAACAAGGAGGTAATGGAAGCCTCCAGGAGAGTACTGGGGAGATTCACTTCTGCCCAGAGATGGTAG